A stretch of Vigna angularis cultivar LongXiaoDou No.4 chromosome 4, ASM1680809v1, whole genome shotgun sequence DNA encodes these proteins:
- the LOC108342734 gene encoding ornithine decarboxylase, whose protein sequence is MSTLVSQPFQALSLKPVFSASGIKGKRVTALSPQGNALTDFIQTAIAENPDIDSPFSVLDLGVVMGLLEKWATKLPTVRPFYAVKCNPNLSLIGALAALGTSFDCASKAEIEAVLSLGVSPDRIIYANPCKSESHIEHAATVGVNVTTYDSKDEVEKIRKCHPTCELLLRIRPPQESGARTSLGLKYGALPEEVPELLSVAHAAGLKVSGVSFHIGSGGGDAQAYKGAISAAKSVFDMASLLGMPRMRVLDIGGGFTSGPDFDVAAMQINAAIQGSFGNEEELVVIGEPGRYFAETAFTLATKVIGKRVRGELREYWIDDGIYGTLINIVFDYATVTCMPLACSSKPENPFCRDSKTYSSTVFGPTCDSLDTVLTDYKLPELQVNDWLVFPNMGAYTTSSSTNFNGFSSSVKSTFLAYSNPMSREQTMF, encoded by the coding sequence ATGTCTACACTGGTTTCTCAACCATTCCAAGCCTTGAGCTTGAAGCCTGTTTTCAGTGCTTCAGGCATTAAGGGCAAACGAGTCACTGCACTGTCACCACAAGGAAATGCCCTCACTGATTTCATTCAAACAGCCATTGCCGAAAATCCAGACATTGATTCTCCATTCAGCGTACTAGATTTGGGGGTCGTTATGGGCTTGTTGGAAAAATGGGCCACCAAGCTTCCCACGGTCCGCCCCTTCTACGCCGTCAAGTGCAATCCCAACCTCTCCCTCATCGGGGCTCTCGCCGCCCTCGGCACCAGCTTCGACTGCGCCAGCAAAGCCGAGATTGAAGCCGTTTTATCCCTTGGAGTCTCACCCGACCGCATCATCTACGCCAACCCTTGCAAATCCGAATCCCACATCGAACACGCCGCCACCGTAGGCGTCAACGTCACAACCTACGACTCTAAAGACGAGGTAGAAAAGATACGCAAATGCCACCCCACGTGCGAGTTGCTCCTCCGCATCAGGCCGCCGCAAGAAAGTGGAGCGCGCACCAGCTTGGGCCTCAAATACGGCGCGCTTCCCGAAGAAGTCCCGGAGCTTCTGAGCGTGGCTCACGCCGCCGGACTCAAAGTGTCGGGAGTGTCCTTCCACATTGGAAGTGGTGGAGGCGACGCGCAAGCTTACAAAGGAGCCATATCTGCGGCAAAGTCCGTCTTCGATATGGCTTCCCTGCTGGGCATGCCGAGAATGCGCGTTCTCGACATCGGTGGCGGCTTCACCTCCGGGCCGGATTTCGACGTCGCGGCTATGCAAATCAACGCGGCGATTCAAGGCAGCTTCGGGAATGAAGAGGAGCTGGTGGTTATTGGCGAGCCGGGTCGTTACTTTGCAGAAACGGCTTTCACGTTGGCCACGAAGGTTATCGGGAAACGCGTGAGAGGAGAGTTGAGGGAGTATTGGATTGACGATGGAATTTATGGAACGCTTATTAACATCGTATTTGACTACGCTACCGTCACGTGCATGCCACTCGCCTGCAGCTCGAAACCTGAGAACCCTTTTTGCAGGGATTCCAAAACCTACTCTTCCACCGTGTTTGGGCCAACCTGCGATTCACTTGACACTGTTCTAACGGATTACAAGCTTCCGGAACTGCAAGTGAACGACTGGCTCGTGTTCCCCAACATGGGTGCTTACACAACTTCGTCTAGCACTAACTTCAATGGCTTTAGCTCCTCAGTGAAGTCCACATTCCTTGCATATTCCAACCCTATGTCGCGGGAACAGACAATGTTCTAG